The following coding sequences lie in one Aspergillus luchuensis IFO 4308 DNA, chromosome 8, nearly complete sequence genomic window:
- a CDS encoding uncharacterized protein (COG:S;~EggNog:ENOG410PZ1J;~TransMembrane:1 (o49-67i)), with protein sequence MVLARPHILRTSARAVGAGIGVAARRPPTQQFARRGYAQSHDAPKSSDLPWLIASLGLGVPTAFYLLQSGPKKTPHHGHEDHGAGHVEKEEKAPAGEATPQPDRDAEQKTDTSSSAEGTPSTDGKPPSEVDQPSSRKDTGNSATISGKQEGLSNTNTDNPYVNEPGKSAKGEGETESAKVKGTVSPERPQA encoded by the exons ATGGTTCTCGCACGCCCTCATATCCTCCGCACATCTGCTAGGGCCGTCGGTGCCGGCATCGGCGTCGCAGCTCGTCGTCCCCCGACACAGCAATTCGCTCGCAGGGGTTACGCCCAATCGCATGACGCTCCCAAGTCCTCCGATCTACCATG GCTCATCGCATCTCTGGGTCTTGGTGTCCCAACAGCATTCTACCTGCTTCAGTCCGGACCCAAGAAGACCCCTCATCACGGCCACGAGGATCACGGCGCTGGCCacgtcgagaaggaggagaaggccccTGCGGGTGAAGCTACTCCTCAGCCTGATCGCGATGCAGAGCAGAAGACAGATACGTCTTCCTCTGCGGAGGGTACGCCGTCAACGGACGGAAAGCCTCCCTCAGAGGTAGACCAG CCCTCCAGTCGCAAGGACACTGGTAACTCGGCTACCATCTCTGGCAAGCAGGAGGGTctctccaacaccaacacgGACAACCCGTACGTGAACGAGCCTGGAAAGAGCGCCAAGGGCGAGGGTGAAACCGAAAGCGCCAAGGTGAAGGGAACCGTTTCCCCCGAGCGCCCCCAGGCTTAA
- a CDS encoding uncharacterized protein (COG:O;~EggNog:ENOG410PMPS;~InterPro:IPR016024,IPR011989,IPR039852;~go_process: GO:0010265 - SCF complex assembly [Evidence IEA]), whose translation MADRQSVQHSLNSLLSKLSDPDPDMRYMSLNDLLGILNNPNSTYLAHDQVSSSRLAEGLLKALDDQHGDVQNQALKCLGPLVLRLPFESLASLLEKLTNLTASQTIDTSVPNTALRYIVTALPRPQPGQPPSQEATMAYSAVSRVLIPRLTGPTPSPTSRRGSIVKGMLEKDPSKGFSSDAIDVLIQVVTCFGPLLKEPELTALQNSVLSIVDNDTAGTVVTKRALTAISALVLHFSDAQLSAFVQGLVQRFNSPQLSTVHRRHLIATVGGVAKSAPAKFGPHLPTLAPYVFAAVGEDNLAQVSRHRSYLTSITLLTARLYSSQPDPNIAFRRRDCVRDMILCW comes from the exons ATGGCGGACCGGCAGTCGGTGCAGCACAGCCTTAACAGCCTGCTCTCTAAACTGAGCGACCCTGACCCGGATATGCGATACATGTCGCTAAATGATCTACTTGGCATTCTAAATAATCCTAATTCCACCTATCTGGCTCACGACCAAGTCTCCTCATCAAGACTAGCTGAGGGCTTATTGAAGGCCTTGGATGACCAACATGGCGATGTCCAGAACCAAGCCCTGAAATG TCTTGGTCCTCTTGTCCTTCGACTGCCCTTCGAAAGCCTTGCATCTCTTCTCGAAAAGCTCACCAACCTGACAGCCTCGCAAACCATTGACACATCCGTTCCGAATACTGCTCTGAGATACATTGTGACAGCTCTACCTCGGCCGCAGCCGGGTCAGCCTCCAAGTCAGGAGGCGACAATGGCATATTCGGCCGTCTCTCGCGTCCTCATTCCCCGCTTGACTGGCCCGACTCCATCCCCTACTAGTCGGCGTGGCTCGATCGTCAAGGGCATGTTAGAGAAGGATCCATCGAAGGGCTTCAGCAGTGATGCTATTGATGTACTCATTCAGGTTGTCACTTGCTTTGGCCCCCTGCTGAAAGAGCCCGAATTGACGGCTTTGCAAAACTCCGTCCTGTCTATCGTTGACAACGATACAGCTGGCACCGTGGTCACCAAAAGGGCTCTGACGGCCATATCTGCCCTCGTGCTCCACTTCTCCGATGCTCAACTGAGCGCTTTTGTCCAGGGGCTAGTCCAAAGATTCAACTCTCCACAACTTAGTACAGTCCATCGGCGTCACCTCATTGCCACCGTCGGTGGCGTAGCGAAAAGTGCCCCGGCCAAGTTcggtcctcatcttcctacACTAGCCCCTTATGtctttgctgctgttggcgaGGATAACCTAGCACAAGTAAGTCGGCATCGATCCTATCTCACTTCTATAACCTTGCTCACGGCCCGGCTTTATAGTAGTCAACCGGATCCCAATATCGCTTTCCGTAGGCGCGATTGCGTGAGGGACATGATTTTGTGCTGGTAG
- a CDS encoding chitin deacetylase CDA6 (CAZy:CE4;~COG:G;~EggNog:ENOG410PGMP;~InterPro:IPR036861,IPR011330,IPR002509,IPR001002;~PFAM:PF00187,PF01522;~SECRETED:SignalP(1-19);~TransMembrane:1 (n6-14c19/20o419-438i);~go_function: GO:0003824 - catalytic activity [Evidence IEA];~go_function: GO:0008061 - chitin binding [Evidence IEA];~go_function: GO:0016810 - hydrolase activity, acting on carbon-nitrogen (but not peptide) bonds [Evidence IEA];~go_process: GO:0005975 - carbohydrate metabolic process [Evidence IEA]): MHMLRLVVSGLGLVACTTARNIFSLQPNRQGTHLLPLTHGDAPDHKLVERGSSPRCGPDHGKCPEGKCCSTAGYCGDTKNHCSSPDCQIDFGNCDAHTTPGGPPTDKIPRPHVGNVPYGPKFIRSCTTPGTIALTFDDGPKEYTQDLLDLLDNPGMPWASLIQRMYRSGHQVASHTWSHQDLSKVTQDQRRVQLLWNEVALRNILGTIPTYMRPPYSSCTAESGCLEDLGSLGYHVILYDIDTEDYSHDSPALIQQSKDIFDRNLASRTDFDRPWLVIAHDVHEQTVHNLTEYMLKKLIAEGYRAVTVGECLGDPPELWYRKDEAFDDRQTRKSKSKNDVAKTVSVDGMCGGNITCLGSRFGPCCSGTGFCGSMSTFCGSGCRPDNGNCGDNAGTVKGGGAPNAGSGKPTKPAKSEGKALQLSSSVAIVILLFLVVLMD; this comes from the exons ATGCACATGCTTCGCTTGGTTGTTTCTGGGCTTGGTCTTGTGGCATGCACGACTGCGCGCAACATCTTCAGTTTGCAGCCTAACCGTCAAGGAACTCATCTTCTGCCCCTTACTCACGGAGATGCTCCTGATCATAAGCTTGTCGAGCGTGGTTCTAGTCCTCGCTGTGGCCCTGATCATGGCAAGTGTCCTGAGGGTAAATGCTGCTCAACTGCTG GTTATTGCGGGGACACCAAGAACCACTGCAGCTCTCCTGACTGTCAGATCGACTTCGGTAATTGCGACGCTCACACAACTCCAGGAGGCCCTCCTACGGACAAGATTCCTCGGCCTCATGTAGGCAACGTACCCTATGGCCCAAAATTCATTCGGTCATGTACTACTCCAGGAACTATCGCCCTGACCTTTGATGATGGCCCCAAGGAATACACTCAGGACCTTCTCGACCTCCTTGACAA TCCCGGGATGCCTTGGGCATCTTTGATTCAACGCATGTACCGCAGTGGCCACCAAGTTGCTAGCCATACTTGGTCACACCAAGACCTTAGTAAGGTCACGCAAGATCAGCGCCGGGTTCAGCTGCTGTGGAACGAAGTTGCCCTACGAAACATTTTGGGAACAATCCCCACTTACATGCGCCCACCGTATTCCAGCTGTACCGCGGAGTCAGGCTGTCTGGAAGACCTTGGCTCGCTTGGATATCATGTCATCCTGTACGACATCGACACTGAAGATTACAGTCATGATAGCCCGGCTCTGATCCAACAATCCAAGGACATTTTCGATCGCAACTTGGCCTCTCGGACGGATTTCGATAGGCCTTGGCTCGTCATCGCTCACGATGTCCATGAACAAACGGTCCACAACCTCACCGAGTacatgttgaagaagcttATCGCAGAGGGCTACCGCGCCGTGACGGTTGGCGAGTGTCTGGGTGATCCGCCTGAGCTCTGGTATCGTAAGGACGAGGCCTTCGACGATCGACAAACCCGAAAGTCTAAATCCAAGAACGATGTTGCCAAAACTGTATCAGTTGATGGCATGTGTGGTGGAAACATCACCTGTCTTGGGTCGCGGTTCGGCCCTTGTTGCAGTGGCACTGGTTTCTGTGGCAGCATGTCTACATTTTGCGGTTCTGGATGTCGACCTGATAATGGTAATTGCGGCGACAATGCTGGTACCGTCAAAGGCGGTGGTGCCCCCAACGCTGGTTCTGGTAAACCCACGAAGCCGGCGAAGTCAGAAGGGAAGGCTTTGCAGCTAAGCTCATCGGTGGCAATTGTGATATTGTTATTCCTcgtggtgttgatggattAA
- a CDS encoding uncharacterized protein (COG:S;~EggNog:ENOG410PZ4B), which produces MSSSRVIQDSDDDDDPLAGPISPRPRVDNTDLDIRVGSGHHQAHQTDHDSHMNVNFDQFLQSQESANYGISSSQQRREARWIPADAGGGSIGSMMTEIGIAQQRLFDDDEAHCTEQSGYQYTGDMDTAQMESAAVQEQIAAEFPPHDDIALVPNEHPHGYSEQPPLYTEAQPDISDTLPYGTGQHPLDAANLYTHEPTAQPNDHTSFNYSVTTGASYNMFESSLRPSGSFDPETNMPTHATGTVDTEIAYKSPRRSDSVPPVPFSPHDTEPFSSVVSPKAGRSKSDNAVQQSHQSVDELNGPVTIEIPVAEKKQRGRKKKQSIPEHDEDDELAQIHTSTIIQDATTTITTTTTNNKPEKRKPGRPPKNPKPPRNDDDDHPGLISNDTTAFPIPPDTTTATTTSIEPLTTTEHQTTTATTDPPPPKKQAKEPKKKKLKRGKTTSITLTKTYESDVEDDVIWVDERPIPTTITPQTEAETQQPDNIPEHEETTPTIHNPDPEPEPQPAPAPAPAPKKRGRKRKNPVEEQPPAPAIDPQQSSDKENNPVPDPNSTPHDDAKPQQEPDQNPPQEKEAGKENEDKSEPQQEQNPTPSTPLKPSKGPTKHSPISSTTKVPYRVGLSRRARIAPLLKIVRR; this is translated from the exons ATGTCCTCTAGCCGTGTGATTCAGGactccgacgatgacgacgatccTTTGGCGGGGCCCATCTCCCCCCGACCCAGAGTCGATAACACAGATCTTGACATTCGGGTGGGTTCAGGACATCATCAAGCTCATCAGACCGATCATGACTCGCACATGAATGTCAATTTCGATCAATTCCTGCAATCGCAAGAATCCGCAAATTATGggatctcatcctcccagcaACGAAGAGAAGCTCGATGGATACCGGCCGATGCGGGGGGCGGATCGATTG GGTCAATGATGACGGAGATCGGAATTGCACAGCAACGACTatttgacgatgatgaagcacACTGTACAGAACAATCTGGGTATCAGTACACCGGTGACATGGACACCGCGCAGATGGAATCGGCAGCTGTTCAGGAACAAATTGCTGCAGAATTTCCCCCGCATGACGATATCGCCTTAGTTCCTAATGAGCACCCCCATGGTTACTCGGAACAACCGCCCCTATATACTGAAGCGCAGCCTGATATATCCGACACTCTGCCCTACGGAACCGGACAGCACCCGCTTGACGCGGCGAACCTATATACCCACGAGCCAACCGCGCAGCCCAATGATCATACGAGCTTCAACTACTCGGTTACGACAGGCGCATCCTACAACATGTTCGAATCGTCTCTCCGCCCATCAGGCAGCTTTGACCCAGAGACTAACATGCCTACCCATGCAACCGGCACCGTCGACACCGAGATTGCGTACAAATCTCCCAGACGATCTGACTCCGTCCCACccgtccccttctccccacaCGACACAGAACCATTCTCATCCGTGGTATCCCCCAAAGCCGGCCGATCGAAAAGCGACAATGCAGTGCAGCAATCCCACCAAAGCGTCGATGAGCTCAACGGGCCGGTAACCATCGAGATCCCCgtggcggagaagaaacaaCGAGGCcgcaagaagaaacaaagcaTCCCGGAGCatgacgaagacgacgagcTAGCCCAGATCCACACCTCTACAATAATTCAAGATGCGACGACCACGattaccactaccactaccaatAATAAACCCGAAAAGCGCAAGCCAGGCAGACCGCCAAAGAACCCCAAACCACCACgcaatgacgacgacgaccatCCAGGATTAATCTCAAACGACACCACCGCATTCCCTATACCTccagacaccaccaccgccaccaccacctcaatcGAACCCCTCACAACAACAGAACACCAAACCACTACAGCTACCACCGACCCACCCCCACCAAAGAAACAAGCCAAAGAgcccaagaaaaagaagctCAAACGCGGAAAAACCACCTCCATAACACTAACAAAGACATACGAGTCCGACGTCGAAGACGACGTAATATGGGTAGACGAACGCCCAATTCCTACAACGATCACCCCTCAAACAGAAGCAGAAACACAACAACCCGACAACATCCCCGAACATGAAGAGACCACTCCCACAATCCATAACCCAGATCCAGAACCCGAACCccagccagcaccagcaccagcaccagcacccaaAAAGCGCGGCCGCAAACGAAAGAACCCCGTCGAAGAACAACCACCCGCACCAGCTATAGATCCCCAGCAATCTTCAGATAAAGAAAACAATCCAGTACCTGACCCTAATTCAACACCACATGACGACGCAAAACCACAGCAGGAACCAGACCAAAACCCACCTCAAGAGAAAGAGGCCGGGAAGGAAAACGAGGACAAGAGCGAGCCCCAACAAGAACAGAATCCAACGCCCTCCACGCCCCTAAAACCTAGTAAAGGGCCAACGAAGCACAGTCCCATATCGTCCACGACTAAAGTACCTTACCGGGTTGGGTTGAGTCGGCGAGCGAGAATTGCGCCGTTGTTGAAGATTGTGAGACGGTGA
- a CDS encoding tethering complex subunit PEP5 (BUSCO:EOG09260FZZ;~COG:U;~EggNog:ENOG410PI91;~InterPro:IPR016024,IPR013026,IPR019734,IPR036322, IPR016528,IPR011990,IPR000547;~PFAM:PF00637;~go_function: GO:0005515 - protein binding [Evidence IEA];~go_process: GO:0006886 - intracellular protein transport [Evidence IEA];~go_process: GO:0016192 - vesicle-mediated transport [Evidence IEA]), with protein sequence MALTSWKAFNFFDVSAVKLPEESSSIFNSDIISLSTGSANIFLGSSDGFVHIISTNFKLVRSFRASETGSIAHIKQIEGTSLLVTIAEDLPSEAALKVWALDKSEKKTGAPRCLSTTHVQNARRMFPVSAFAALDDLSQVAVGFANGSVTIIRGDLIHDRGARQRIVFESEEPITGLEVQSGPVSTLYISTTNRILALVISGRGQGQPARVLDDMGCAVGCLSLDRDTGDVLVAREDAIYTYGPHGRGPSYAFESRKDSVTTFKDYVALVCPPRDTTSKPDTLRNIGVGQADDIFKTTTFTLLDTDLKFIAHSESLVSSVKNIFVEWGDLFLLTTDGKLYRYREKSLQQKLEILYQRNLYILAINLAQKTGVDTLQQNAIYRKYGDFLYQRGDYDTAMQQYLRAIDNTEPSQVIRKYLDTQRIHNLIEYLEELHDHDRATVDHTTLLLNCYAKLKDTGKLDAFIKAPGELKFDLETAIAMCRQGGYYEQAAYLATKYGENDMVVDILIEDSKKYAEAVEYIWRLDPELAYHNLMKYARVLLSNCPEKTTELFIKYYKGQYTPKTEVEAPSMEPQAQPTSTLQSLAAFLPLSLINASAGSKPEVEAPPVEDKATEELVEYQIPKPRTAFSAFVGHPDEFISFLEALIQQDNLKEDDKIDLYTTLFEMYLDTASRQKDAAQKVEWEDKAKKLIEGKDIPISTSSVLLLSDLSGFREGSTLVREQEGLLSDIFRSFTSAKDTQGAIKALKRYGPEKPQLYVDALTYFASSPQILEEAGDELDAVLKKIDEGGLMTPLQVIQTLSNNAVVTMGRLKKYLSDNIERERKEISTVGCTRIH encoded by the exons ATGGCTTTGACATCA TGGAAAGCGTTTAACTTCTTCGACGTCTCCGCAGTGAAGCTGCCGGAGGAGAGCTCCTCGATCTTCAAT TCTGACATTATCTCCCTTTCCACCGGCTCGGCGAACATCTTCCTCGGCTCCAGCGATGGCTTTGTCCATATCATCTCGACGAACTTCAAGCTTGTCCGGTCATTCAGGGCATCGGAGACTGGATCGATCGCGCACATCAAGCAGATAGAAGGGACCTCATTGTTGGTAACAATAGCGGAGGATCTCCCCAGTGAGGCAGCTCTGAAGGTCTGGGCCCTCGACAAGTCCGAAAAGAAGACCGGTGCCCCTCGATGCTTATCGACGACCCATGTCCAGAACGCCCGGCGGATGTTTCCC GTATCTGCTTTCGCGGCGCTCGATGATTTGTCGCAGGTGGCAGTTGGTTTCGCCAACGGATCTGTTACGATTATTCGTGGTGATCTGATCCACGACCGCGGCGCCCGACAGCGGATTGTGTTTGAATCGGAGGAGCCAATAACAGGACTGGAGGTGCAGAGTGGCCCCGTATCGACCTTGTATATTTCGACTACGAATCGCATCCTCGCCCTGGTTATCTCAGGAAGGGGACAGGGACAACCGGCTCGCGTACTCGATGATATGGGATGTGCTGTTGGCTGCCTAAGTTTGGATAGAGACACGGGCGATGTTCTTGTCGCCCGGGAGGATGCGATATATACGTACGGACCACATGGCCGAGGCCCGAGTTACGCCTTTGAGAGTCGTAAAGACTCCGTCACCACTTTTAAGGACTATGTGGCTCTGGTTTGCCCACCTAGAGATACGACCAGCAAGCCTGACACTCTGCGAAACATTGGCGTCGGGCAGGCAGACGACATATTCAAGACAACCACATTCACCCTGCTCGATACTGATTTGAAGTTCATCGCGCACTCCGAGTCCCTCGTCTCTTCCGTGAAGAACATCTTCGTTGAATGGGGAGATCTGTTTCTGCTCACTACGGATGGAAAG CTGTATCGGTATCGTGAAAAAAGCCTTCAGCAGAAGCTCGAAATCCTGTACCAGCGCAACCTATACATCTTAGCGATCAACTTGGCACAGAAGACCGGCGTTGATACACTTCAGCAGAATGCGATCTACCGGAAATACGGTGATTTCCTGTATCAAAGAGGCGACTACGACACGGCAATGCAACAATACCTTCGAGCGATCGATAACACGGAACCTTCTCAGGTCATTCGCAAG TACCTGGACACACAACGGATACATAATCTCATCGAGTACCTTGAAGAGCTTCACGATCATGATCGGGCCACAGTGGATCATACCACCCTGCTCCTCAACTGTTACGCAAAGTTGAAGGACACTGGCAAACTTGATGCGTTCATCAAAGCTCCTGGTGAGCTGAAGTTTGACCTGGAAACTGCAATCGCTATGTGTAGGCAAGGTGGCTATTATGAGCAAGCGGCGTACTTGGCTACGAAGTATGGCGAGAATGATATGGTGGTCGATATCCTGATCGAGGACTCCAAGAAGTATGCGGAAGCTGTCGAGTATATTTGGAGGTTAGACCCGGAATTG GCCTACCACAATCTAATGAAATATGCCCGAGTACTGCTATCCAACTGCCCTGAGAAAACCACGGAGCTTTTCATCAAGTACTATAAGGGCCAATATACTCCAAAGACCGAGGTCGAAGCGCCGTCAATGGAACCCCAAGCACAACCGACCAGTACCCTGCAGAGCTTAGCTGCATTCCTCCCCTTATCTCTGATTAACGCTAGCGCGGGCTCAAAGCCGGAAGTAGAAGCACCGCCAGTCGAAGACAAGGCTACCGAGGAATTGGTGGAGTATCAGATACCCAAACCAAGAACAGCATTTTCAGCGTTCGTGGGCCATCCGGATGAGTTCATCTCCTTTTTGGAAGCTCTCATTCAGCAGGATAACCTGAAAGAGGATGATAAGATAGACCTCTACACGACTCTGTTCGAAATGTACCTGGATACTGCAAGTCGACAAAAAGATGCCGCGCAGAAGGTTGAATGGGAGGACAAAGCAAAGAAGCTTATTGAAGGCAAGGAT ATACCAATCTCCACATCGAGTgtgcttctgctttctgaTCTTTCTGGCTTCCGTGAGGGTTCCACGCTCGTACGGGAACAAGAAGGCCTCTTGTCAGACATCTTTAGGTCGTTCACCTCCGCAAAGGATACTCAGGGTGCCATCAAAGCTCTGAAGAGATATGGCCCCGAGAAGCCTCAATTATATGTGGATGCACTTACGTACTTCGCCTCGAGCCCGCAAAttctggaagaagctggcgaTGAATTGGACGCCGTGCTCAAGAAAATTGACGAGGGAGGGCTCATGACACCACTTCAGGTTATCCAGACTCTGAGCAACAATGCAGTTGTCACAATGGGTCGCTTGAAGAAGTACCTCAGTGACAACATTGAGCGGGAACGAAAGGAGATCTCTACTGTTGGTTGCACCCGCATTCATTGA
- a CDS encoding uncharacterized protein (COG:T;~EggNog:ENOG410PUCU;~InterPro:IPR000719,IPR011009,IPR017441;~PFAM:PF00069;~go_function: GO:0004672 - protein kinase activity [Evidence IEA];~go_function: GO:0005524 - ATP binding [Evidence IEA];~go_process: GO:0006468 - protein phosphorylation [Evidence IEA]), whose amino-acid sequence MEPRRQFYRLYKQYHSSVCIPKYSSIARISYIRPSARTITDLRSRSEPRVFPSSGWENIEPSFLVEEENIPTYKPEKFYPVRIGEVFNHRYQVVGKLGYGSTATVWLCRDLLGHCYVALKVYITSTSVSQEIEIYNHLKTTQSDHAGQSCLRSLIETFQVRNPDGHRNHTCLVHPPLGISLDQLMPLLPGKVMSSSMVRTTMRNILAALDFLHTEAHVIHTDIQPNNILLGIKDTSILSRFEEAEVEGPVPRKSLSDRTIYVSRPLPISFGTPVLCDLGEGRLGVDNQTGDIMPDIYRAPEVILNMNWDNKVDIWNVGMVIWDLFEHCHLFRARNDEGKLDDGQHLAEMQAVLGRPPAEFLARSAKSPQFWDANGQWKGPVPIPDHDLETLEERLEDDEKEDFLRFLRRMLCWLPEERATAKELLFDPWLMHGLFR is encoded by the exons ATGGAGCCAAGGCGACAATTCTACCGGCTATATAAACAGTACCACTCATCTGTTTGCATACCAAAATATTCATCAATTGCAAGAATATCATATATAAGGCCAAGCGCGCGCACTATAACTGATCTTCGGTCCCGCTCAGAACCCCGAGTCTTCCCCAGTTCTGGATGGGAGAACATCGAACCTTCTTtcctggttgaagaagaaaatattcCAACTTATAAACCCGAGAAGTTCTATCCAGTCCGTATTGGTGAAGTTTTCAACCATCGGTATCAGGTGGTCGGCAAGCTTGGCTATGGATCAACTGCGACAGTGTGGTTATGCCGTGATTTACT GGGTCACTGTTATGTAGCACTTAAGGTTTACATTACCTCAACATCCGTCTCTCAGGAGATTGAGATTTATAACCACCTAAAAACAACACAGTCCGATCACGCAGGCCAGTCATGTCTGCGATCGTTGATTGAAACATTTCAGGTTCGGAATCCTGATGGGCATAGAAATCATACATGCCTGGTGCATCCGCCGCTGGGCATAAGCCTCGACCAGCTCATGCCACTCCTCCCTGGTAAGGTCATGAGCAGCTCTATGGTGAGAACAACTATGCGAAATATCCTCGCGGCTCTAGACTTCCTTCATACCGAAGCACACGTCATACATACAG ACATCCAACCAAATAACATTCTTCTTGGTATCAAAGATACTTCAATCTTATCGCGTTTTGAAGAAGCGGAGGTTGAAGGTCCTGTACCCCGAAAGTCTCTCTCAGATCGTACAATCTACGTCTCACGACCACTCCCTATTTCCTTTGGCACCCCTGTGCTCTGTGACTTGGGCGAGGGTCGATTGGGGGTAGACAATCAAACGGGTGATATCATGCCTGATATCTATCGCGCACCGGAAGTCATCCTGAATATGAACTGGGACAACAAGGTTGACATTTGGAATGTCGGGATGGTA ATTTGGGATCTTTTCGAACATTGTCACCTTTTCAGGGCCCGAAATGACGAAGGAAAGCTGGATGATGGACAGCATTTAGCAGAAATGCAAGCTGTTCTAGGAAGGCCTCCTGCAGAGTTTCTCGCCCGAAGCGCGAAGTCGCCCCAATTCTGGGATGCCAACG GCCAATGGAAAGGTCCAGTTCCAATTCCGGATCACGATCTCGAGACTCTGGAAGAAAGActtgaagacgacgaaaAGGAAGACTTCCTGCGATTCCTGAGGCGCATGCTTTGCTGGTTGCCGGAAGAAAGAGCAACTGCAAAGGAGCTGTTGTTTGATCCTTGGTTGATGCACGGTCTTTTCAGATAA
- a CDS encoding uncharacterized protein (COG:S;~EggNog:ENOG410Q2TG) produces MSPTSCTAIQILDKLYEHVMKLRTSVSENGQIDLHNLENVEHVMNFDFEHLNEEAVPPLYFEPMQPADLKQFPPDPAKLRHFFDITEQDSQDPNCCRQISDLISDYATRKAVSHQHLQIVEAPDSTFYLEASLSWPYGERGWWEACYVLEPKPEPINGKCYPHLALHLLDRTAVAHDDGSILYSEFSALVIAMRGRALQPKVDSESEREELYDHEDAGEEYKEVLPQPCKAMFPDEETFPVLLISCVLPQHARIFAACMYQGKLVIRQSKLYSFEWRDKAPVELFTRVFLSKPVDIKGETGLC; encoded by the exons ATGTCTCCAACCTCTTGTACGGCTATCCAGATTCTCGACAAGCTCTACGAGCATGTCATGAAACTCCGAACCAGCGTGTCCGAGAACGGCCAAATAGATCTTCACAATCTAGAGAATGTCGAACACGTGATGAACTTTGATTTCGAGCACTTGAATGAGGAAGCGGTTCCCCCTCTCTACTTTGAACCCATGCAGCCAGCCGACTTGAAGCAATTCCCACCTGATCCCGCCAAATTGCGCCATTTCTTCGACATAACCGAGCAAGACAGCCAAGATCCCAACTGTTGCCGCCAGATCTCCGACCTTATTTCCGACTATGCAACCCGTAAAGCAGTGTCTCACCAACATCTTCAGATCGTTGA AGCACCCGACAGTACCTTCTACTTAGAAGCGAGCCTTTCATGGCCATACGGTGAAAGAGGCTGGTGGGAAGCTTGCTACGTACTAGAGCCCAAGCCCGAGCCCATTAACGGAAAATGCTACCCCCATCTagccctccacctcctcgatAGAACGGCCGTAGCTCACGACGACGGCTCCATTCTCTACTCCGAGTTCAGCGCATTGGTTATTGCCATGCGAGGACGTGCACTTCAACCAAAGGTAGATTCAGAGTCAGAACGGGAAGAACTTTATGACCATGAAGACGCCGGGGAAGAGTATAAAGAGGTTTTACCCCAGCCATGCAAAGCTATGTTCCCTGACGAGGAAACCTTTCCTGTTCTGCTCATCTCATGTGTTCTTCCACAACATGCCAGAATCTTCGCTGCATGTATGTACCAGGGGAAGCTGGTGATTAGACAGTCGAAGCTTTACAGCTTTGAATGGAGGGATAAGGCACCGGTGGAGTTGTTTACTCGGGTTTTCCTCAGTAAGCCTGTGGATATTAAGGGCGAGACTGGCCTTTGTTAG